One genomic window of Leptospira paudalimensis includes the following:
- a CDS encoding putative lipoprotein, with the protein MKIFTLLSAMALFVSVNNCSILDSASGSVSRLGVSVSDSTSALVKSISKSISSISESEKEKAMNEYKEDIIASVALQIRYENQKQELENQLSLIAKKHGVVAWRSNPSTYIAIGQGLKQANLSPSEMKLVTEDISKQNVTVAKLVSKGYNL; encoded by the coding sequence ATGAAAATTTTCACGTTGTTATCTGCAATGGCTTTGTTCGTTTCAGTTAACAATTGTTCTATTTTAGATTCCGCTTCAGGAAGTGTTAGCCGTTTAGGAGTTTCAGTTTCTGATTCTACTTCTGCACTTGTAAAATCGATTTCAAAAAGTATTTCTTCTATTTCTGAAAGTGAAAAAGAAAAAGCAATGAACGAATACAAAGAAGATATCATTGCAAGCGTTGCATTACAGATTCGCTACGAAAACCAAAAACAAGAATTAGAAAACCAACTCTCTTTGATTGCTAAAAAACATGGTGTAGTTGCATGGAGATCCAATCCATCTACTTACATTGCGATTGGACAAGGTTTAAAACAAGCAAACCTTTCTCCATCTGAAATGAAATTGGTAACAGAAGACATTTCCAAACAAAATGTAACCGTTGCTAAACTAGTTTCCAAAGGATACAACCTATAA
- a CDS encoding dolichyl-phosphate-mannose--protein mannosyltransferase produces the protein MNYLFLYIPYLFLFITSFLPTKPWFLPSDQITYLYISSFFIFLQTIVLIFKGKEIFKQNSFLRFVPPNWSIAGFYFLLMLWFPIRNRNWGDGLLLLETNLLETKLFGFQFTLDEILESILHSKLTSILSYFQFDEDPILSYKILSYLAGILILSGFLWLGKKKQNDLSILVLLSSGGILLTFGYAENYTLVTATHLVLYLFLNQYAKDPKDSDLLLYGSTTIVALSMLFHLVSGYLVICLVYLWIFHSPKEKKLKHLVICTLLGSIILFPWFVYFSLFHDPTVDRNSTHLIHPPFYPIKRWVSTNHIKEIFSVIYWNVSFSSFYLIYQWSFQKEKWNQFIQKPNHKLLLVTTFAFILHGFLHNPQLGFPADWDLMGFYWLPITVLAFLYWNSEKEVPVEWVPLLLLCVTLVMVSAFELSKTNPKDELVWQITKKAITKYSIENQSFIQGLPKEEKKFFAKGDFLFFKGEYITNQLCDFKEKESLVQSMKVHRLNWREGFLKGTFQSKEKLNNFLTEATKTNVLYLKSLEANKICHPKL, from the coding sequence ATGAACTATTTATTCCTCTACATACCGTATTTATTCCTTTTCATCACTTCGTTTCTTCCCACCAAACCATGGTTTTTGCCAAGTGATCAAATCACATACCTATACATATCATCATTTTTTATTTTCTTGCAAACGATTGTCCTAATTTTCAAAGGAAAGGAAATTTTTAAGCAAAATAGTTTTTTAAGATTTGTTCCACCAAACTGGAGTATAGCTGGTTTTTATTTTTTATTGATGTTATGGTTTCCAATTCGCAATCGAAATTGGGGGGATGGTTTATTACTACTCGAAACCAATCTTTTAGAAACAAAACTTTTTGGATTCCAATTCACCTTAGATGAAATTTTAGAAAGTATCCTACATAGCAAACTCACAAGTATTCTTTCGTATTTTCAATTTGATGAAGACCCGATCCTGTCTTACAAAATCCTTTCCTATCTAGCTGGGATATTGATTCTTTCAGGATTTTTATGGTTAGGAAAAAAGAAACAAAATGATCTTTCTATCTTAGTTTTACTTTCTTCAGGTGGGATTTTACTTACCTTCGGGTATGCTGAAAACTATACATTAGTCACAGCGACACACTTAGTTCTCTATCTATTCTTAAATCAATATGCAAAGGATCCCAAAGATAGTGATCTATTATTATATGGAAGCACAACAATAGTCGCCTTATCGATGTTATTCCATTTGGTGTCGGGGTACTTGGTGATATGCCTTGTTTATTTATGGATTTTCCATTCGCCAAAAGAGAAAAAACTCAAACACCTAGTCATATGTACCTTGCTTGGATCCATCATTCTATTCCCTTGGTTTGTCTATTTTAGTCTATTCCATGATCCAACCGTTGATCGAAATAGCACACACCTCATCCATCCTCCTTTTTATCCCATCAAACGTTGGGTTTCAACTAATCACATCAAAGAGATTTTCTCTGTAATCTATTGGAATGTTTCTTTTTCATCTTTTTATCTCATCTACCAATGGAGTTTTCAAAAAGAAAAATGGAATCAGTTTATCCAAAAACCAAACCATAAACTATTACTCGTTACAACCTTTGCCTTTATCCTACATGGATTTTTACACAATCCACAATTAGGATTCCCTGCGGATTGGGATTTAATGGGATTCTATTGGTTGCCAATCACAGTTTTGGCATTTTTATATTGGAACTCAGAAAAAGAAGTACCTGTGGAGTGGGTTCCTCTGCTTTTACTTTGTGTCACTTTAGTGATGGTATCTGCTTTTGAACTTTCAAAAACGAATCCCAAAGATGAATTAGTTTGGCAAATCACAAAAAAAGCGATCACAAAGTATTCAATTGAAAATCAATCTTTCATCCAAGGTTTACCCAAGGAAGAGAAAAAGTTTTTTGCAAAAGGAGATTTTTTATTTTTCAAGGGAGAATACATTACGAATCAGTTATGTGATTTTAAGGAAAAAGAATCCCTCGTACAATCGATGAAAGTTCATAGATTAAATTGGAGAGAAGGTTTTTTAAAAGGGACATTTCAATCGAAAGAGAAATTAAATAATTTCCTAACTGAAGCAACCAAAACGAATGTATTGTATCTCAAATCTCTAGAAGCAAATAAGATATGTCATCCGAAGCTTTAG
- a CDS encoding SpoIIE family protein phosphatase has translation MSEYSFKPEILIIDDDTEICETLELIVNGLGYFVRYFTNPLQGLEYFEREKNPIVFLDVNMPQTSGLEVLPKIKAIDSKTQVLMMTGEHDIQTVVSSLYHRASDFILKPFHTKSIEAAISRAFEYYNFLKDKESMDESIKRDLRLAAKIQSKTMNLPLLKRKIYSEIKPVSFVSGDFFQVIPLDENRTLILMGDIEGHGVTSGLIAILMTTIHKELARTTTIAPSQLLSRLNRELCNEIGTHSMTAISIVVNHIEKSITYARGGHPFPIVFQKESRAPMILQDQSGQILGILKEMEFAENKIQVEVGDILFLYSDGLLASSTHPLVQTLVQLPGGENRIDAMKSEISNYIQYLETSSKASDDISYLLLEI, from the coding sequence ATGTCCGAGTATTCTTTCAAACCTGAAATTCTCATCATAGATGATGATACCGAAATCTGTGAAACATTAGAATTAATTGTAAATGGTTTGGGTTACTTTGTTCGGTATTTCACAAATCCTTTACAAGGATTGGAATACTTTGAAAGGGAAAAAAATCCAATCGTATTCTTAGATGTCAATATGCCACAAACGTCTGGTTTGGAAGTATTACCTAAAATCAAAGCAATCGATTCCAAAACCCAAGTGTTAATGATGACAGGTGAACATGACATACAAACTGTTGTTTCCTCTTTGTATCACCGAGCATCTGATTTTATTTTAAAACCATTTCATACTAAATCAATTGAAGCAGCAATTTCAAGGGCATTCGAGTATTATAATTTTTTAAAAGATAAAGAATCAATGGACGAATCGATCAAACGTGATCTTAGGCTTGCAGCAAAAATTCAGTCCAAAACAATGAATTTACCTTTATTAAAACGTAAAATTTATTCTGAAATCAAACCTGTTAGTTTTGTATCTGGAGATTTTTTTCAAGTCATACCACTAGATGAAAACAGAACTTTAATCCTAATGGGAGACATTGAAGGTCATGGTGTGACATCTGGACTCATTGCGATCCTTATGACAACCATACATAAAGAACTCGCTCGAACGACAACGATTGCTCCCTCACAATTATTGTCTCGTTTGAATCGTGAATTGTGTAATGAAATTGGAACTCATAGTATGACAGCAATTAGTATTGTGGTCAATCATATTGAAAAAAGTATTACGTATGCAAGAGGTGGACATCCTTTCCCTATTGTTTTTCAAAAAGAAAGTCGAGCTCCTATGATCTTACAAGACCAATCAGGGCAGATACTAGGGATTTTAAAGGAAATGGAATTTGCGGAAAACAAAATCCAGGTTGAAGTAGGAGATATTTTATTTTTGTATTCGGATGGACTCCTTGCATCAAGCACTCACCCTCTTGTGCAGACACTTGTGCAACTGCCAGGTGGTGAAAACCGAATTGATGCAATGAAATCAGAAATTTCGAATTATATTCAATATTTGGAAACTTCTTCTAAAGCTTCGGATGACATATCTTATTTGCTTCTAGAGATTTGA
- a CDS encoding histone deacetylase family protein, whose amino-acid sequence MASNALALIYHSSYNLELPGHVFPAHKYSHLYNRVKRDPVFASWDILLPKKADDADLELVHTKEYLDDLFSYEHTTRTMYSELPLNRSIVESFMYGVGGTMYASVLSDKHQFAFNMGGGYHHSFPDRAEGFCYLNDVAIAIRKQKESKPNLNALIIDLDLHQGNGNSYIFQYDDKVFTFSMHQGNLYPKKEISNLDVNLEANIKDDEYLSILNTSLNQIRKDFDANIIYYVAGADPYEDDSLGELKVSMKGLKERDLMVKKFAESLNIPCVVTLAGGYARDFRDTVEIHFNTIAAFGEK is encoded by the coding sequence ATGGCATCAAATGCACTCGCTCTCATTTACCATTCTTCGTACAACCTCGAATTACCTGGTCATGTTTTCCCTGCACATAAATACTCACATCTTTATAACCGTGTGAAAAGGGATCCTGTTTTTGCATCATGGGATATCCTCTTACCAAAAAAAGCAGATGATGCTGATTTAGAGTTAGTTCACACCAAAGAATACCTCGATGATCTATTTAGTTACGAACATACAACACGTACGATGTATTCTGAATTACCGTTAAATCGAAGTATTGTGGAAAGTTTTATGTATGGAGTGGGAGGGACAATGTATGCGAGTGTTCTTTCCGACAAACATCAGTTTGCTTTCAATATGGGAGGCGGATACCATCATAGTTTTCCAGATAGAGCTGAAGGGTTTTGTTATTTGAACGATGTTGCGATTGCCATTCGAAAACAAAAGGAATCCAAACCGAATCTAAATGCATTGATTATTGACTTAGATTTACACCAAGGGAATGGTAATTCGTATATTTTTCAATATGATGACAAAGTTTTCACATTTTCGATGCACCAAGGCAATCTTTACCCTAAGAAAGAAATATCTAACTTAGATGTGAATTTAGAAGCAAATATAAAAGACGATGAATATCTTTCCATTCTCAATACTTCCTTAAATCAAATCCGAAAGGATTTTGATGCAAATATCATTTATTATGTTGCAGGAGCTGATCCATATGAGGATGATTCTCTTGGAGAACTAAAAGTATCCATGAAAGGTTTAAAAGAAAGAGACTTGATGGTTAAAAAATTTGCCGAATCACTTAACATCCCTTGTGTTGTGACTTTAGCTGGTGGTTATGCAAGAGACTTTCGTGATACTGTTGAAATTCATTTTAATACAATCGCTGCATTTGGTGAAAAATAA
- the pyk gene encoding pyruvate kinase, whose protein sequence is MPVDDKIPQKRTKIICTIGPASANRETILNLIYAGMDLARMNFSHSTHDYHKEIFELIRECEQESGKSIGILADLQGPKIRTGKLGTGPIELKSGDQIAINNKADFIGTKEEIGCTYQYILNDIDVGHKILIDDGKLAFVVKSKTKERAILETVIGGVLKDNKGINLPGTPISAPALSEKDIEDLQFALSLGVDYIALSFVRRASDLEMARQFMKDSYAGLIAKIERPEAIQNIEEIIDHCDGIMIARGDLGVELDTQYVPIIQKEMITKLNQRGKPVITATQMLETMIDNPRPTRAEASDVANAVMDGTDAVMLSGETASGKYPVETVKTMTSIIQAAEESEIYLSHLRSMDRSEFEVERTALGSAAESISRSIHAKAIINFTRSGYSSLLSSEFRPLNPIYSFTPFLGTARKMQLFWGVESYVMPMMDKFPDMISFMSKTLKSEGKLKSGDTVVILSGAPGSVAQTVDFIQIHKIK, encoded by the coding sequence ATGCCCGTAGACGATAAAATCCCTCAAAAACGCACAAAAATTATATGTACCATTGGACCTGCCTCTGCGAATCGGGAAACCATTCTCAATTTAATTTATGCAGGTATGGACCTTGCTCGGATGAACTTTTCCCATTCCACTCACGATTACCACAAAGAGATTTTCGAATTGATCCGTGAATGTGAGCAAGAATCGGGAAAATCAATTGGCATTTTAGCAGATTTACAGGGGCCAAAAATACGCACAGGTAAATTGGGCACAGGACCAATCGAATTAAAATCGGGTGACCAAATTGCCATTAATAACAAAGCAGATTTTATAGGAACCAAAGAGGAAATCGGATGTACCTACCAATACATTCTAAACGATATCGATGTTGGACATAAAATTCTCATTGATGATGGGAAACTTGCGTTTGTCGTAAAATCGAAAACAAAAGAACGAGCCATCTTGGAAACGGTAATTGGAGGAGTCTTAAAAGACAATAAAGGAATCAATTTACCAGGTACACCCATTTCTGCACCTGCTCTTTCTGAAAAAGACATTGAAGACTTACAATTTGCACTTTCACTGGGTGTTGACTATATTGCCCTATCATTTGTTAGACGCGCAAGTGATTTGGAAATGGCACGTCAATTCATGAAAGACAGTTACGCAGGACTGATCGCAAAAATAGAAAGACCTGAAGCCATTCAAAATATCGAAGAAATCATCGACCATTGTGATGGGATCATGATAGCAAGAGGTGATTTAGGTGTAGAACTTGACACTCAATATGTACCTATCATCCAAAAGGAAATGATCACAAAACTCAATCAAAGAGGGAAACCAGTGATCACCGCCACACAAATGTTAGAGACAATGATCGACAATCCAAGACCAACAAGGGCCGAAGCAAGTGATGTGGCAAACGCTGTGATGGATGGAACCGATGCAGTTATGTTATCTGGTGAAACTGCTTCTGGAAAGTATCCCGTTGAAACAGTAAAAACGATGACAAGCATCATCCAAGCTGCAGAAGAATCTGAAATTTATTTGTCACACTTAAGGAGTATGGACCGTTCCGAATTTGAAGTAGAACGTACGGCTCTTGGAAGTGCGGCAGAATCAATTTCCAGGTCCATACATGCGAAAGCCATTATCAATTTTACTAGGTCAGGTTATTCCTCTTTATTATCATCTGAATTTCGCCCACTCAATCCGATTTATTCTTTCACTCCCTTCTTAGGGACAGCAAGAAAGATGCAATTGTTTTGGGGTGTTGAATCCTATGTGATGCCAATGATGGATAAATTCCCTGATATGATTTCCTTTATGAGTAAAACTTTAAAATCAGAAGGAAAACTAAAATCGGGAGATACGGTAGTGATTTTGTCAGGTGCCCCAGGTTCGGTGGCACAGACAGTTGATTTTATCCAGATTCACAAAATCAAATAA
- a CDS encoding BaiN/RdsA family NAD(P)/FAD-dependent oxidoreductase, with product MGKKPKIAIIGAGASGCFVANQLFDAFSGDVSIQIFERSKEPLAKLRVSGGGRCNVTHQLFEPEQLSLRYPRGQKELRWAFERFQPKDTIDWFAKRGVTLKAEADGRMFPTTDKSETIIDCFLNELKKNRIPIHFEQGLVGIYKTEKDSESFRLLWEGGKEEFFDAVVLATGSNRKVWSMIEKLGHSIVNPVPSLFTLTLENTDLMELTGLVVPNTEIKILPKGKPQKGPILITHWGLSGPCALRLSAWEARTLFEANYHVELSVNWVGGESTQFVEDLFLKKKETVPSDKIAQDPSWKLPSRFFDWILKESGIQANKRYSDLSKSEIRNVTLNLTQKKLQMVAKGVFKEEFVTAGGVNRKEIQFQTMESKVCKGLYFVGEVIDVDGITGGFNFQNAWTTSVIAAQGIRKSFVI from the coding sequence TTGGGTAAAAAACCCAAAATTGCAATTATTGGCGCAGGTGCTTCTGGTTGTTTTGTCGCCAATCAATTGTTTGATGCTTTTTCTGGAGATGTTTCCATACAAATTTTTGAGAGGAGTAAAGAACCTCTCGCCAAACTTCGTGTATCTGGTGGTGGCAGGTGTAATGTAACACACCAGTTGTTTGAACCCGAACAATTGTCACTCCGTTATCCGCGTGGCCAAAAAGAATTACGATGGGCATTTGAAAGGTTCCAACCAAAGGACACTATCGATTGGTTTGCCAAAAGGGGTGTGACTCTGAAAGCAGAAGCCGATGGTAGGATGTTCCCAACTACAGATAAGTCAGAAACCATCATCGATTGTTTTTTAAATGAATTAAAAAAAAATAGAATTCCAATTCACTTCGAACAAGGATTAGTTGGGATTTATAAAACGGAAAAAGATTCCGAATCATTTCGATTATTATGGGAAGGTGGTAAAGAGGAATTTTTTGATGCCGTTGTCCTTGCAACAGGTTCAAATCGAAAAGTTTGGAGTATGATTGAAAAACTGGGGCATTCCATTGTAAACCCAGTGCCTTCTTTATTCACGCTCACTTTAGAAAATACAGATTTGATGGAATTAACTGGGTTGGTTGTACCCAATACAGAAATTAAAATTTTACCAAAAGGAAAACCTCAAAAAGGACCAATCCTCATTACCCATTGGGGTCTGAGTGGTCCATGTGCACTTCGGCTCTCGGCTTGGGAAGCAAGGACTTTATTTGAAGCCAATTACCATGTTGAATTATCTGTAAATTGGGTTGGTGGTGAATCCACTCAATTTGTTGAAGATTTGTTTTTGAAAAAAAAAGAAACAGTACCAAGTGATAAAATTGCGCAAGATCCTAGTTGGAAATTACCTTCTCGATTTTTTGATTGGATCTTAAAAGAATCCGGAATTCAGGCAAACAAACGTTATTCGGATTTGAGCAAATCAGAGATTAGAAATGTAACTTTAAACTTAACACAAAAAAAATTACAAATGGTTGCAAAAGGTGTTTTTAAAGAAGAGTTTGTGACAGCAGGTGGAGTGAACCGAAAAGAAATCCAATTCCAAACGATGGAAAGTAAAGTTTGTAAAGGATTGTATTTTGTGGGTGAAGTGATTGATGTGGATGGAATCACTGGTGGATTTAATTTTCAAAATGCTTGGACGACAAGTGTGATTGCCGCCCAAGGAATTCGTAAATCATTTGTTATTTGA
- a CDS encoding VOC family protein — MKYLHTMIRVQNLEKALHFFVDILGLKVSRQKDYPEGKFTLVFLSTGEKDSSEIELTYNWDQTEPYSVGRNFGHLAYEVENIYETCEKIQSMGVIINRPPRDGRMAFVRSPDLISIELLQKGNSLPPKEPWVSMPNTGEW; from the coding sequence ATGAAGTATTTACATACGATGATTCGTGTCCAAAATCTGGAGAAAGCTCTCCATTTTTTTGTGGATATATTGGGCCTGAAAGTTTCACGCCAGAAGGACTACCCAGAAGGTAAATTCACTCTTGTGTTTTTGTCTACAGGAGAAAAAGACAGTTCTGAAATCGAACTCACTTATAATTGGGACCAAACAGAACCATATTCAGTTGGTAGGAATTTTGGGCATCTAGCATATGAAGTAGAGAACATTTACGAAACATGTGAAAAAATCCAATCGATGGGAGTTATTATAAACAGACCACCTAGGGATGGTCGTATGGCATTTGTTAGATCGCCTGATCTCATTTCGATTGAGTTATTACAAAAAGGAAATTCCTTACCACCGAAAGAACCATGGGTTTCCATGCCAAATACGGGAGAGTGGTAA
- a CDS encoding sterol desaturase family protein yields MRLIESIVPFYFLLMIIEIVYTRIKKKDFYYFEDSLADLSLGVLSRIFDGLVLLGLVFVYDKLYHLSFGVETLSKFYLAPSSILHWLVLFVLLDFLFYLAHRYSHEIKILWASHVVHHSSEEFNLSVALRQSFIRNIGIGMFYLPLALLGFPVESYLIIDALNRTYQFWVHTRAIHKLPYWFEAIFVTPSHHRVHHAMNPEYIDKNYGGVFIIWDKIFGTYCEETFEPRYGLTTQLHSYDPINANLHVLKDLFSDLIHTKNKWQGIVSFFSYPSVRPDDLQTVMDRGVRDPKLWLSHHYLELTNKVHNPVYHKPSGTILYRVFLFFQFVFPTTLTLYFLKRMQLYSLLEVSSVFVLLVFSFYSLGKLLEGKKEWLSVEIPKYFSWLFLLLYFFKS; encoded by the coding sequence ATGAGACTGATTGAATCCATTGTTCCTTTTTATTTTTTACTCATGATCATCGAGATTGTTTATACTCGAATCAAAAAAAAGGATTTCTATTATTTCGAAGACTCACTTGCTGATTTGAGTTTAGGTGTTTTAAGTCGAATCTTTGATGGGTTGGTATTACTCGGTCTTGTGTTCGTTTATGATAAACTCTACCATTTATCCTTCGGTGTAGAGACACTTTCCAAATTCTATTTAGCGCCATCTTCCATTTTGCATTGGTTGGTTTTATTTGTACTATTGGATTTTTTGTTTTATCTTGCACACCGATATAGCCATGAGATTAAAATTTTGTGGGCATCTCACGTAGTTCACCATTCCAGTGAAGAGTTCAATTTGTCTGTAGCACTTAGGCAGTCCTTTATTAGAAATATCGGGATTGGTATGTTTTATTTGCCTCTTGCTCTCTTAGGTTTTCCTGTTGAATCCTATTTGATCATTGATGCACTCAATCGCACTTACCAATTTTGGGTTCATACTCGTGCGATTCATAAATTACCATATTGGTTTGAGGCAATATTTGTCACACCATCGCATCACAGGGTACACCATGCCATGAATCCAGAATACATTGATAAAAATTACGGTGGAGTTTTTATTATCTGGGATAAAATTTTTGGAACCTATTGTGAAGAGACGTTTGAGCCAAGATATGGACTCACAACACAATTACATAGTTATGATCCCATTAATGCCAATTTGCATGTATTAAAAGATTTATTCTCCGATCTGATCCATACTAAAAATAAATGGCAAGGGATTGTTTCCTTTTTTTCCTATCCATCTGTTCGCCCAGATGATTTGCAGACAGTGATGGACCGAGGTGTCAGAGATCCCAAACTGTGGTTGTCACACCATTATTTAGAATTAACAAACAAAGTGCATAACCCAGTGTATCACAAACCATCAGGGACTATCTTGTATCGAGTGTTTTTGTTTTTCCAATTCGTATTCCCTACGACTCTCACATTGTATTTCTTAAAACGTATGCAATTGTACAGTCTTTTGGAAGTATCATCTGTATTTGTTTTGTTAGTTTTTTCGTTCTATTCTCTTGGAAAATTATTAGAAGGGAAAAAAGAATGGCTTTCGGTTGAAATACCTAAGTATTTCTCTTGGCTATTTCTGCTCTTATATTTTTTTAAATCTTAG
- a CDS encoding ABC-type transport auxiliary lipoprotein, LBF_0736 family, giving the protein MKFLIRIFTVSLFSILFTQCFGVSKTFPEKRFFLIETNDTKQLFSPPKPRTFFVRKVFISQRFEGKEFVYRRDNAVYESDFYNGFFIPPSHNFKEEFSKSLIRSGNFEWDANLHTRLNVTHYIELNLSQLYGDFRSKEPKAVVEFEVVVYEDMNSISSPVFRKTYKQNITIEKKDAEALVIGWNSALNNAFTELNIDLSKQLR; this is encoded by the coding sequence ATGAAATTTTTGATCCGCATATTTACCGTTAGTTTATTTAGTATTCTATTTACCCAATGTTTTGGTGTGAGTAAAACGTTTCCAGAAAAAAGATTTTTTCTAATTGAGACAAATGATACAAAACAGTTGTTTTCTCCGCCCAAACCTAGAACATTTTTCGTGCGAAAAGTTTTTATCTCTCAAAGATTTGAAGGAAAAGAGTTTGTTTACCGTAGAGACAATGCCGTTTATGAATCTGATTTTTATAATGGATTTTTTATTCCTCCTTCGCATAACTTCAAAGAGGAATTTTCGAAATCTCTGATACGTTCAGGAAATTTTGAATGGGATGCAAATTTACACACAAGACTGAATGTAACTCATTACATTGAACTTAATTTATCTCAATTGTACGGAGATTTCCGTTCCAAAGAACCAAAGGCCGTTGTGGAATTTGAAGTTGTTGTTTATGAAGATATGAATAGTATTTCATCACCAGTGTTTCGAAAAACATACAAACAAAATATCACAATTGAAAAAAAGGATGCAGAAGCACTTGTCATTGGATGGAATTCAGCACTTAATAATGCATTCACAGAATTGAATATAGATTTGAGTAAACAATTAAGATAA
- a CDS encoding MlaD family protein has translation MNQSNKIYFKVGIFVLVSFFTLILFLIVFTAGNIFQRSVSLETYFDESVQGLDIGSPVKHRGVKVGTVQEITFVQNEYADKLNEDTALRYGRYVLIKMSVPDFVKGVYGNDLKKTVERMIQSGLRVRLASQGLTGTAYLEVDYLNPEKNPPLSIEWEPKTVYIPSAPSTISRFTASVDKFFDKVEKADVDKILMGVGDLIKNLNQTILDARLGDLSREATSLLVDLRKTNGEVKALIASPETQNLPKKLDQSVSQLQTTLKRLDTLLAANQGDISTSIENLRIASEDLKEVTSNAKKYPSQFLFGDAPNKSKLWK, from the coding sequence ATGAACCAATCCAATAAAATCTATTTTAAAGTTGGAATTTTTGTTTTAGTTAGTTTTTTTACTCTAATCCTTTTTCTCATTGTATTCACTGCTGGGAATATTTTCCAAAGGTCAGTCAGTTTAGAAACTTACTTTGATGAGTCGGTCCAAGGTTTAGATATAGGATCTCCTGTGAAACACAGGGGTGTAAAGGTAGGAACCGTCCAAGAAATTACATTTGTACAAAATGAATATGCAGACAAACTAAACGAAGATACAGCTCTTCGTTATGGAAGGTATGTTCTCATTAAAATGTCAGTTCCTGATTTTGTGAAAGGTGTATATGGGAACGATTTAAAAAAGACTGTAGAGAGAATGATCCAAAGTGGCCTTCGTGTGCGACTCGCATCACAAGGGTTAACGGGCACTGCGTACTTAGAAGTCGATTATTTGAATCCTGAAAAAAATCCCCCTTTATCCATTGAGTGGGAACCAAAAACAGTTTATATTCCATCAGCTCCGAGCACCATCTCAAGATTTACAGCTTCTGTTGATAAGTTCTTTGATAAGGTAGAAAAAGCAGACGTAGACAAAATTCTAATGGGTGTTGGTGATTTGATCAAAAATTTAAACCAAACGATTTTGGATGCAAGGCTTGGTGACCTTTCCCGGGAAGCAACTTCCTTACTTGTGGACTTACGGAAAACAAATGGAGAAGTAAAAGCGCTTATTGCAAGCCCTGAAACTCAAAATCTTCCTAAAAAATTAGACCAATCTGTTTCACAATTACAAACAACACTTAAGCGTTTGGATACGTTACTTGCAGCAAACCAAGGTGATATTTCTACTTCCATTGAAAATTTACGAATTGCTTCAGAAGACTTAAAAGAAGTGACTTCAAATGCGAAAAAATACCCTTCCCAATTTTTATTTGGAGATGCTCCAAACAAGTCTAAACTTTGGAAATGA